One Fusobacterium ulcerans DNA segment encodes these proteins:
- a CDS encoding YibE/F family protein, which yields MKKILLLALMIYSLFSMTVYSQEEYIKGKILKLEDCLSPEEEVEELKEILLYDVVIMEGDRKGDKILVEFPIYREDAFNINVKEGDNVVLYHDIDEEGNEKYYVADKDKRNDIIYLGALFVITTLAFSKFKGFKAMIALLLVVVFIYKVFIPGIIVGYSPILLSVITALFASIVTIYLMTGFNNKGIIAILGAIGGVLVAGILSFTFVNTMRLTGYVTTEALNYASMLQNIKIKEVISAGVILGSMGAVMDVAMSISSALNEIKEKNQDIHGKELFLSGMRIGSDIIGTMINTLILAYIGSSLMTTIFIYLQKSQYPLIRILNFESIVVEILRAFCGSIGILVAVPITAYVASKIYSKK from the coding sequence ATGAAAAAAATTTTATTACTAGCATTAATGATATACTCATTATTTTCTATGACAGTATATTCTCAAGAGGAATACATAAAAGGGAAAATATTGAAATTGGAAGACTGTCTTTCACCAGAGGAAGAAGTTGAAGAGTTAAAAGAAATACTTCTTTATGATGTGGTTATAATGGAAGGAGATAGGAAAGGGGATAAAATTCTTGTTGAATTTCCTATCTATAGGGAAGATGCTTTTAATATAAATGTAAAAGAGGGAGACAATGTAGTTCTTTATCATGATATTGATGAAGAGGGAAATGAAAAATATTATGTAGCAGACAAAGATAAAAGAAATGACATAATATATTTAGGAGCACTTTTTGTAATTACAACTTTGGCTTTTTCAAAGTTCAAAGGATTTAAAGCGATGATAGCGCTTTTACTTGTAGTTGTATTCATATATAAAGTTTTTATTCCAGGAATAATAGTTGGATATTCTCCAATATTATTATCAGTTATAACAGCCCTCTTTGCTTCTATAGTTACTATATATCTCATGACAGGTTTTAATAACAAGGGGATAATAGCAATATTAGGGGCAATAGGTGGAGTTTTAGTGGCAGGGATACTGTCTTTCACTTTTGTAAATACAATGAGATTGACTGGATATGTTACAACTGAGGCTTTAAATTATGCTTCTATGTTGCAGAATATAAAAATAAAAGAGGTTATCTCAGCTGGGGTTATACTCGGAAGTATGGGAGCTGTAATGGACGTAGCTATGTCTATCTCTTCAGCATTGAATGAAATAAAAGAAAAAAATCAAGATATACATGGAAAAGAATTGTTTCTTTCTGGAATGCGAATAGGAAGTGATATCATTGGAACAATGATCAATACACTTATTCTTGCTTATATAGGAAGCAGTCTTATGACTACCATTTTTATATACCTACAAAAAAGTCAATATCCACTTATAAGAATATTAAACTTTGAATCAATAGTTGTTGAGATATTAAGAGCTTTTTGTGGAAGCATAGGTATTTTGGTTGCAGTGCCGATAACAGCTTATGTAGCTTCAAAAATTTACTC
- the rpsO gene encoding 30S ribosomal protein S15 has product MRSKAEIVKEFGKFEGDTGSTEVQIALLTEKINHLTDHLRVHKKDFHSRLGLLKMVGQRKRLLAYLTKKDLEGYRNLIARLGIRK; this is encoded by the coding sequence ATGAGAAGTAAAGCAGAAATAGTTAAAGAGTTTGGAAAATTTGAAGGAGATACAGGATCTACTGAAGTACAAATCGCACTTCTTACTGAAAAGATCAATCACCTAACTGATCACTTAAGAGTTCACAAAAAAGACTTCCACTCAAGATTAGGATTATTAAAAATGGTAGGACAAAGAAAAAGATTACTAGCTTACCTAACTAAGAAAGATCTTGAAGGATACAGAAACTTAATCGCTAGATTAGGAATCAGAAAATAA